The proteins below come from a single Malus domestica chromosome 03, GDT2T_hap1 genomic window:
- the LOC103444886 gene encoding increased DNA methylation 1 isoform X2 translates to MFLSKEIDDLHDDGFEGSKNEHCIFTEVFFGQDIGRTSNRCLVTGMINFECESSKNTDGAPSPNSENSVVTSHSSKNTCLEEFYNATEDFRETSAPGFSLDRSAMLDRNGDDATVNRMKFSVDELPNTKPGLGKVTSGPASNSVSETVTFRLVESSSQGVTSSCYLFKQHAELNKPGVAGDPDVSKCRLRYSNGDDRKEVCLSKAIASPASHENFLTRLLVASPLATVIDKSRTPLHSEGKPNGFESSVLDVSNVALKTENSKDPRPLLRYHVARLLEAAGWHIERRKRPSRNYMETVYMTPKGRLIWELPKAWRLCGELLLADGYSMLQEDDTKEWANISQFWSDLSGVIVNIGKEIHHPQPATALAYWWRLLDPFVVVVFIERKIGCLRKGEIVKATQSVADSNRKTNSALALTSANNIESHFTKEDVSAPLHDSTLARRVGLAVSKRDYNACGKFGNESSSKHCGQTSNEEVKFLTGLSIYSANAESHCLGNAGNRVENGFSGKITCPDSLPVCGSGGICIQSATHREEPITSRNCDNVHGGSEAVSPHQDGNANSPGSNKQSSGLDLETPKEVMEDTSVDSSEEKDESEGGKVDDKLESAQKGSLDNQGNYTIDFLKRKTRRKSKKISEIEPSLLYRSSLLDFTSSENADSLCIDANGTQSKSTEVQDEFTCNKRCKGSRKMSLPTDSCQQQIGRKSSKLMKISRECDDVQTGRSKSFKCQIEDDDLLVSAIIKNKDFRTMHAQYSSRKKAYKSRAHKKGKTKSQKSRCKLLPRSLGSGGKHFKDGKWHSVGVKTVLSWLIDAGVISPDDVIQYRNPKDGGVLIDGLVTRDGIFCKCCSKVVSVSEFKSHGGFKQNRPCLNLFMESGQSFTLCQLQAWSAEYKTRKKSTQVVRDDQNDQNDDSCGLCGDGGELICCDNCPSTFHQACLSLQELPEGNWYCSNCTCWICGDFVNDKGASSRDGFKCSQCEHKYHAACLKDKCTYGAIPDTCFCNRSCQEAYSGLQSRVGCINHFADGFSWTLLRCIHDDQKGHSAQRFALKAECNTKLAVSLSIMEECFLSMVDPRTGIDMIPHVLYNWGSEFARLNFQGFYTAVLEKDDALVSVASIRGYAYLPHVVSFGCTLEVYEFYVR, encoded by the exons ATGTTTCTCAGCAAAGAAATTGACGATTTGCATGATGATGGGTTTGAAGGATCGAAAAATGAGCACTGTATATTCACAGAGGTTTTCTTCGGTCAAGACATTGGTCGTACTAGTAATAGATGTCTTGTTACTGGAATGATCAACTTTGAATGTGAATCAAGTAAGAACACTGATGGAGCACCATCTCCAAATAGTGAAAACTCAGTTGTGACGAGTCACTCCTCAAAAAATACCTGTTTAGAGGAGTTTTATAATGCAACTGAAGATTTTAGAGAAACCTCTGCACCAGGGTTTTCCTTGGACAGATCTGCTATGTTAGATAGGAATGGTGATGATGCGACTGTTAATAGAATGAAGTTTTCAGTCGATGAGCTTCCTAATACCAAACCTGGTTTAGGAAAGGTCACGTCCGGTCCAGCTTCAAACTCTGTCTCTGAAACAGTGACATTTCGTTTGGTTGAATCTTCTAGCCAGGGAGTCACGTCTAGTTGTTATCTGTTTAAGCAACATGCAGAACTTAACAAACCGGGCGTAGCAGGTGACCCAGATGTTTCAAAGTGCAGATTGAGATACTCAAATGGGGATGATAGAAAGGAAGTCTGCCTAAGTAAAGCCATTGCTTCGCCTGCttcacatgagaacttcttgACCAGGCTTCTGGTTGCAAGTCCATTAGCCACTGTTATCGATAAATCCAGAACTCCTCTACATTCTGAGGGAAAGCCGAACGGATTTGAATCTTCTGTTTTGGATGTCTCCAATGTTGCCTTGAAGACAGAGAATAGTAAGGACCCTCGTCCACTTCTCCGATATCATGTTGCTCGCTTGCTTGAAGCTGCTGGATGGCATATTGAGAGGCGAAAAAGACCCAGTAGAAATTATATGGAGACTGTTTATATGACACCTAAGGGAAGGTTAATTTGGGAACTCCCCAAAGCTTGGCGGTTATGTGGAGAACTTCTGTTAGCAGATGGGTACAGTATGCTGCAGGAAGATGATACGAAGGAGTGGGCCAACATCAGTCAGTTCTGGTCAGATCTGTCTGGTGTTATAGTAAATATTGGGAAAGAGATTCATCATCCACAACCTGCTACTGCATTGGCTTACTGGTGGAGGCTGTTAGATCCTTTTGTGGTTGTCGTGTTTATTGAGAGAAAGATTGGTTGTCTAAGAAAGGGAGAGATAGTTAAAGCAACTCAAAGTGTAGCTGATTCGAACCGTAAGACTAATTCTGCTTTGGCCCTGACTAGTGCCAATAACATAGAAAGTCATTTTACTAAGGAAGATGTGTCAGCTCCTCTCCATGACTCCACACTCGCTAGGAGGGTTGGATTAGCAGTTTCTAAGCGAGATTACAATGCCTGTGGGAAATTTGGTAATGAAAGTTCCTCAAAACATTGCGGACAGACAAGTAATGAGGAAGTGAAATTTCTTACGGGACTATCTATTTATTCGGCTAATGCAGAAAGTCATTGCTTGGGGAATGCTGGTAATAGAGTTGAAAATGGGTTCTCTGGGAAAATAACTTGTCCTGATTCCTTACCAGTTTGTGGGTCTGGTGGCATTTGTATTCAGTCAGCTACTCATCGTGAAGAACCTATTACTTCCAGAAATTGTGACAATGTGCATGGAGGTTCTGAAGCTGTCTCGCCTCACCAAGATGGCAATGCAAATTCCCCTGGCTCTAATAAACAGAGTTCTGGACTTGATTTAGAAACGCCTAAGGAAGTTATGGAAGACACCTCAGTGGATTCTTCTGAGGAAAAAGATGAATCAGAGGGAGGCAAGGTTGATGATAAGCTGGAAAGCGCTCAGAAGGGATCATTAGATAACCAAGGAAACTACACAATTGAttttctgaaaagaaaaacacGTAGGAAGTCTAAAAAGATATCTGAAATTGAACCAAGCTTGTTATACCGAAGTAGCCTTTTAGATTTTACTTCAAGTGAGAATGCTGATTCGCTGTGTATTGATGCTAATGGTACCCAGTCAAAGTCGACAGAGGTCCAGGATGAATTTACATGCAATAAAAGATGCAAAGGAAGTCGCAAGATGTCCTTACCTACCGACTCTTGCCAGCAACAGATTGGGAGAAAAAGTTCAAAGTTGATGAAGATTTCTCGTGAATGTGATGATGTCCAGACTGGAAGAAGTAAATCATTTAAAtgccaaattgaagatgatgaCTTGTTGGTTTCAgctattataaaaaataaagattttaGGACAATGCATGCTCAATATTCTTCTAGAAAGAAAGCCTACAAATCAAGAGCTCATAAGAAAGGTAAAACTAAAAGCCAAAAGAGTCGTTGCAAGTTGCTTCCAAGAAGCCTGGGCAGTGGGGGAAAGCACTTTAAGGATGGAAAGTGGCATTCTGTAGGAGTGAAAACAGTTTTGTCTTGGTTAATTGATGCTGGTGTCATATCTCCAGATGATGTGATTCAGTATCGGAATCCTAAGGATGGTGGTGTCCTTATAGATGGTCTGGTTACCAGGGATGGCATTTTTTGCAAGTGTTGCAGTAAAGTAGTTTCAGTTTCTGAGTTCAAGAGTCATGGTGGATTCAAACAGAATCGTCCATGTTTGAATCTTTTCATGGAATCTGGTCAGTCCTTCACCTTATGCCAGCTTCAGGCTTGGTCAGCTGAATACAAGACCAGGAAAAAGAGCACCCAAGTCGTGCGAGATGAtcaaaatgatcaaaatgatgatTCATGTGGACTTTGTGGTGATGGTGGCGAGTTGATATGCTGTGATAATTGCCCCTCAACTTTTCATCAGGCTTGTTTGTCTCTGCAG GAGCTCCCTGAAGGCAACTGGTATTGCTCGAATTGCACCTGTTGGATATGTGGTGATTTTGTCAATGATAAGGgggcttcgagtcgtgatggaTTTAAGTGTTCACAGTGTGAGCATAAAT ATCATGCGGCATGCCTGAAAGATAAATGTACCTACGGAGCCATACCGGATACTTGTTTCTGTAATAGAAGCTGTCAGGAG GCTTATTCTGGTCTTCAATCTCGCGTTGGCTGCATTAATCATTTTGCTGATGGATTTTCATGGACACTACTTAGATGCATTCATGATGACCAAAAGGGTCATTCTGCTCAACGGTTTGCTCTTAAGGCGGAATGCAATACAAAACTAGCTGTTTCTCTTTCAATAATGGAGGAATGTTTTTTGTCAATGGTTGATCCAAGAACAGGCATAGACATGATACCCCATGTTTTGTACAATTGGGG GTCAGAGTTTGCACGTTTGAATTTTCAAGGCTTTTACACTGCGGTCTTGGAGAAAGATGATGCATTGGTATCTGTAGCATCCATCAG GGGCTATGCATATTTGCCACATGTGGTGTCGTTTGGCTGCACTCTAGAGGTGTATGAGTTTTATGTACGGTGA
- the LOC103444886 gene encoding increased DNA methylation 1 isoform X1, producing the protein MFLSKEIDDLHDDGFEGSKNEHCIFTEVFFGQDIGRTSNRCLVTGMINFECESSKNTDGAPSPNSENSVVTSHSSKNTCLEEFYNATEDFRETSAPGFSLDRSAMLDRNGDDATVNRMKFSVDELPNTKPGLGKVTSGPASNSVSETVTFRLVESSSQGVTSSCYLFKQHAELNKPGVAGDPDVSKCRLRYSNGDDRKEVCLSKAIASPASHENFLTRLLVASPLATVIDKSRTPLHSEGKPNGFESSVLDVSNVALKTENSKDPRPLLRYHVARLLEAAGWHIERRKRPSRNYMETVYMTPKGRLIWELPKAWRLCGELLLADGYSMLQEDDTKEWANISQFWSDLSGVIVNIGKEIHHPQPATALAYWWRLLDPFVVVVFIERKIGCLRKGEIVKATQSVADSNRKTNSALALTSANNIESHFTKEDVSAPLHDSTLARRVGLAVSKRDYNACGKFGNESSSKHCGQTSNEEVKFLTGLSIYSANAESHCLGNAGNRVENGFSGKITCPDSLPVCGSGGICIQSATHREEPITSRNCDNVHGGSEAVSPHQDGNANSPGSNKQSSGLDLETPKEVMEDTSVDSSEEKDESEGGKVDDKLESAQKGSLDNQGNYTIDFLKRKTRRKSKKISEIEPSLLYRSSLLDFTSSENADSLCIDANGTQSKSTEVQDEFTCNKRCKGSRKMSLPTDSCQQQIGRKSSKLMKISRECDDVQTGRSKSFKCQIEDDDLLVSAIIKNKDFRTMHAQYSSRKKAYKSRAHKKGKTKSQKSRCKLLPRSLGSGGKHFKDGKWHSVGVKTVLSWLIDAGVISPDDVIQYRNPKDGGVLIDGLVTRDGIFCKCCSKVVSVSEFKSHGGFKQNRPCLNLFMESGQSFTLCQLQAWSAEYKTRKKSTQVVRDDQNDQNDDSCGLCGDGGELICCDNCPSTFHQACLSLQELPEGNWYCSNCTCWICGDFVNDKGASSRDGFKCSQCEHKYHAACLKDKCTYGAIPDTCFCNRSCQEAYSGLQSRVGCINHFADGFSWTLLRCIHDDQKGHSAQRFALKAECNTKLAVSLSIMEECFLSMVDPRTGIDMIPHVLYNWGSEFARLNFQGFYTAVLEKDDALVSVASIRVHGTTVAEMPLIATCSNFRRQGMCRRLLTAIEEMLISFKVEKLVVAAIPDLVETWTQGFGFVPVEGDEKRSLNKINLMVFPGTMLLKKTLYENQKARRHSEAEMGTNRAGADAELEVGSEAEFNDAIQPSEGTGCQIEEGWESELGTKEAEVMGSKNVQREAEGSTLQGEFSKLSSEEVADLTLGNSDGRQTVTNVESLKMYDEIQQQLPLDE; encoded by the exons ATGTTTCTCAGCAAAGAAATTGACGATTTGCATGATGATGGGTTTGAAGGATCGAAAAATGAGCACTGTATATTCACAGAGGTTTTCTTCGGTCAAGACATTGGTCGTACTAGTAATAGATGTCTTGTTACTGGAATGATCAACTTTGAATGTGAATCAAGTAAGAACACTGATGGAGCACCATCTCCAAATAGTGAAAACTCAGTTGTGACGAGTCACTCCTCAAAAAATACCTGTTTAGAGGAGTTTTATAATGCAACTGAAGATTTTAGAGAAACCTCTGCACCAGGGTTTTCCTTGGACAGATCTGCTATGTTAGATAGGAATGGTGATGATGCGACTGTTAATAGAATGAAGTTTTCAGTCGATGAGCTTCCTAATACCAAACCTGGTTTAGGAAAGGTCACGTCCGGTCCAGCTTCAAACTCTGTCTCTGAAACAGTGACATTTCGTTTGGTTGAATCTTCTAGCCAGGGAGTCACGTCTAGTTGTTATCTGTTTAAGCAACATGCAGAACTTAACAAACCGGGCGTAGCAGGTGACCCAGATGTTTCAAAGTGCAGATTGAGATACTCAAATGGGGATGATAGAAAGGAAGTCTGCCTAAGTAAAGCCATTGCTTCGCCTGCttcacatgagaacttcttgACCAGGCTTCTGGTTGCAAGTCCATTAGCCACTGTTATCGATAAATCCAGAACTCCTCTACATTCTGAGGGAAAGCCGAACGGATTTGAATCTTCTGTTTTGGATGTCTCCAATGTTGCCTTGAAGACAGAGAATAGTAAGGACCCTCGTCCACTTCTCCGATATCATGTTGCTCGCTTGCTTGAAGCTGCTGGATGGCATATTGAGAGGCGAAAAAGACCCAGTAGAAATTATATGGAGACTGTTTATATGACACCTAAGGGAAGGTTAATTTGGGAACTCCCCAAAGCTTGGCGGTTATGTGGAGAACTTCTGTTAGCAGATGGGTACAGTATGCTGCAGGAAGATGATACGAAGGAGTGGGCCAACATCAGTCAGTTCTGGTCAGATCTGTCTGGTGTTATAGTAAATATTGGGAAAGAGATTCATCATCCACAACCTGCTACTGCATTGGCTTACTGGTGGAGGCTGTTAGATCCTTTTGTGGTTGTCGTGTTTATTGAGAGAAAGATTGGTTGTCTAAGAAAGGGAGAGATAGTTAAAGCAACTCAAAGTGTAGCTGATTCGAACCGTAAGACTAATTCTGCTTTGGCCCTGACTAGTGCCAATAACATAGAAAGTCATTTTACTAAGGAAGATGTGTCAGCTCCTCTCCATGACTCCACACTCGCTAGGAGGGTTGGATTAGCAGTTTCTAAGCGAGATTACAATGCCTGTGGGAAATTTGGTAATGAAAGTTCCTCAAAACATTGCGGACAGACAAGTAATGAGGAAGTGAAATTTCTTACGGGACTATCTATTTATTCGGCTAATGCAGAAAGTCATTGCTTGGGGAATGCTGGTAATAGAGTTGAAAATGGGTTCTCTGGGAAAATAACTTGTCCTGATTCCTTACCAGTTTGTGGGTCTGGTGGCATTTGTATTCAGTCAGCTACTCATCGTGAAGAACCTATTACTTCCAGAAATTGTGACAATGTGCATGGAGGTTCTGAAGCTGTCTCGCCTCACCAAGATGGCAATGCAAATTCCCCTGGCTCTAATAAACAGAGTTCTGGACTTGATTTAGAAACGCCTAAGGAAGTTATGGAAGACACCTCAGTGGATTCTTCTGAGGAAAAAGATGAATCAGAGGGAGGCAAGGTTGATGATAAGCTGGAAAGCGCTCAGAAGGGATCATTAGATAACCAAGGAAACTACACAATTGAttttctgaaaagaaaaacacGTAGGAAGTCTAAAAAGATATCTGAAATTGAACCAAGCTTGTTATACCGAAGTAGCCTTTTAGATTTTACTTCAAGTGAGAATGCTGATTCGCTGTGTATTGATGCTAATGGTACCCAGTCAAAGTCGACAGAGGTCCAGGATGAATTTACATGCAATAAAAGATGCAAAGGAAGTCGCAAGATGTCCTTACCTACCGACTCTTGCCAGCAACAGATTGGGAGAAAAAGTTCAAAGTTGATGAAGATTTCTCGTGAATGTGATGATGTCCAGACTGGAAGAAGTAAATCATTTAAAtgccaaattgaagatgatgaCTTGTTGGTTTCAgctattataaaaaataaagattttaGGACAATGCATGCTCAATATTCTTCTAGAAAGAAAGCCTACAAATCAAGAGCTCATAAGAAAGGTAAAACTAAAAGCCAAAAGAGTCGTTGCAAGTTGCTTCCAAGAAGCCTGGGCAGTGGGGGAAAGCACTTTAAGGATGGAAAGTGGCATTCTGTAGGAGTGAAAACAGTTTTGTCTTGGTTAATTGATGCTGGTGTCATATCTCCAGATGATGTGATTCAGTATCGGAATCCTAAGGATGGTGGTGTCCTTATAGATGGTCTGGTTACCAGGGATGGCATTTTTTGCAAGTGTTGCAGTAAAGTAGTTTCAGTTTCTGAGTTCAAGAGTCATGGTGGATTCAAACAGAATCGTCCATGTTTGAATCTTTTCATGGAATCTGGTCAGTCCTTCACCTTATGCCAGCTTCAGGCTTGGTCAGCTGAATACAAGACCAGGAAAAAGAGCACCCAAGTCGTGCGAGATGAtcaaaatgatcaaaatgatgatTCATGTGGACTTTGTGGTGATGGTGGCGAGTTGATATGCTGTGATAATTGCCCCTCAACTTTTCATCAGGCTTGTTTGTCTCTGCAG GAGCTCCCTGAAGGCAACTGGTATTGCTCGAATTGCACCTGTTGGATATGTGGTGATTTTGTCAATGATAAGGgggcttcgagtcgtgatggaTTTAAGTGTTCACAGTGTGAGCATAAAT ATCATGCGGCATGCCTGAAAGATAAATGTACCTACGGAGCCATACCGGATACTTGTTTCTGTAATAGAAGCTGTCAGGAG GCTTATTCTGGTCTTCAATCTCGCGTTGGCTGCATTAATCATTTTGCTGATGGATTTTCATGGACACTACTTAGATGCATTCATGATGACCAAAAGGGTCATTCTGCTCAACGGTTTGCTCTTAAGGCGGAATGCAATACAAAACTAGCTGTTTCTCTTTCAATAATGGAGGAATGTTTTTTGTCAATGGTTGATCCAAGAACAGGCATAGACATGATACCCCATGTTTTGTACAATTGGGG GTCAGAGTTTGCACGTTTGAATTTTCAAGGCTTTTACACTGCGGTCTTGGAGAAAGATGATGCATTGGTATCTGTAGCATCCATCAG GGTGCATGGAACAACAGTTGCAGAGATGCCGCTCATTGCAACTTGCAGTAATTTCCGTCGCCAGGGAATGTGCCGACGCCTTCTGACTGCGATTGAAGAG ATGCTAATATCTTTTAAGGTTGAAAAGCTTGTCGTAGCTGCCATTCCCGATTTGGTAGAGACGTGGACACAGGGTTTTGGCTTTGTACCCGTAGAAGGCGACGAGAAGCGTAGTTTGAACAAGATCAACTTGATGGTCTTTCCTGGAACAATGCTGCTCAAAAAAACCTTGTACGAAAATCAAAAAGCACGTAGGCATTCAG AAGCAGAAATGGGAACCAACAGAGCTGGTGCTGATGCGGAGTTAGAAGTCGGTTCCGAAGCTGAATTCAACGATGCTATCCAGCCATCGGAGGGAACCGGTTGTCAGATCGAAGAAGGCTGGGAATCTGAACTTGGTACTAAGGAAGCAGAAGTCATGGGAAGCAAGAATGTGCAACGTGAAGCCGAAGGAAGCACTTTGCAGGGCGAATTTTCAAAGCTGTCTAGTGAAGAAGTGGCAGATCTAACATTAGGAAATAGCGACGGGCGTCAAACCGTGACTAATGTTGAATCCTTGAAAATGTATGATGAAATACAGCAGCAGCTTCCTTTGGACGAATAA
- the LOC103444887 gene encoding probable beta-1,3-galactosyltransferase 14 has translation MPSSPKFFHARQPPSALRPTVLIVAFSLVIGLSGFIVGIVSVLRPSQYNCLTGSARSVKVVWETSGGGSSTQTGLVLGVGDGNDDNKRHKVMGFVGIQTGFQSTGRRQSLRKTWMPSDALGLQRLEEATGLAFRFVIGKTKDKAKMAELAKEVAKFDDFLLLDIEEEYSKLPYKTLAFFKAAYALYDADFYVKADDDIYLRPDRLSLLLAKERSHSQTYLGCMKKGPVFTDPKLKWYEPLSYLLGSEYFLHAYGPIYALSADVVASLVALRNTSFRMFSNEDVTIGAWMLAMNVNHENNKALCSQECTPSSIAVWDIPKCSGLCNPETKLLELHQMDSCSKTPTVESDD, from the exons ATGCCTTCATCCCCCAAGTTCTTCCATGCGCGCCAACCTCCCTCCGCTCTCAGACCAACCGTCCTGATCGTCGCCTTCTCCCTCGTAATCGGACTCTCCGGTTTCATCGTCGGAATCGTCTCGGTTCTTCGCCCGAGCCAGTACAACTGCCTGACCGGCAGCGCCAGATCGGTGAAGGTGGTTTGGGAAACAAGTGGCGGCGGCAGCAGCACTCAAACCGGTCTGGTTTTGGGGGTTGGAGATGGAAATGATGATAACAAAAGGCACAAAGTGATGGGCTTTGTGGGGATTCAAACCGGGTTCCAATCCACGGGTCGCAGACAGTCCTTGAGGAAGACTTGGATGCCGTCCGATGCACTGGGCCTTCAACG CTTGGAAGAAGCCACTGGTTTGGCTTTCAGGTTTGTGATTGGTAAAACCAAGGATAAAGCAAAGATGGCGGAACTCGCCAAAGAGGTGGCTAAATTTGATGATTTCCTGCTATTGGATATTGAAGAGGAGTACAGTAAGCTCCCCTACAAAAC GTTGGCTTTCTTCAAAGCTGCCTATGCACTTTATGATGCTGACTTCTATGTTAAAGCTGATGACGACATATACTTAAGGCCAG ATCGCCTTTCATTGCTCTTGGCAAAAGAGCGTTCTCACTCTCAGACATACCTTGGGTGCATGAAAAAGGGCCCGGTCTTCACAGACCCGAAGCTTAAGTG GTATGAGCCACTTTCCTATTTGCTTGGAAGCGAGTACTTTCTCCATGCCTATGGTCCAATATATGCTCTTTCTGCTGATGTTGTTGCAAGTTTGGTTGCTCTTAGAAACACCAG TTTTCGAATGTTTAGCAATGAGGATGTCACAATTGGTGCATGGATGCTTGCAATGAATGTTAACCATGAGAACAATAAAGCATTGTGCTCACAGGAGTGTACACCATCATCTATCGCTGTGTGGGATATTCCGAAGTGCTCTG GGCTCTGCAATCCAGAAACCAAATTGCTAGAACTCCACCAGATGGACAGCTGCTCAAAAACTCCGACGGTGGAATCTGATGATTAG
- the LOC103444884 gene encoding TPR repeat-containing thioredoxin TTL1, whose protein sequence is MSHSGKPISEQLGLDSLNDRFRDSLSCEANKPDFRELDLGSPVSPLRTRQSGGIATATSSSSSSSGSVSGRNGPNPVARRADSAPNNHSGELSGSSESSPTAADSARSAGNTRSFKPGHTMCSTHPLIYSGQSSVSSPPPSVLPTGNICPSGKFLKTGMVPNRSSRTDVLGSGTGNYGHGSIMRGGQAAKGGGSEAASSLSSRASAVSSRGTGCSGDLLKRTTVSVDPEEVKRAGNEQYRRGHFAEALSLYDQAIALSPANAAYRSNRAAALTGLGRLTEAVRECEEAVRLDPSYGRAHQRLGSLFLRLGQIENARRHLCFPGLQPDPAELQKLQAVEKHLKRCTDSRRVGDWRSVLRECDSTIASGADSSPQLSMCRAEALLKLHQIDDAESVVLNTPRLDTHSDLSQSKFFGMLSEAYTNFVLAQIELAFGRFENAVTAAEKAGQIDSRNIEAAVLLSNVRLVMRARARGNDLFKSERFTEACAAYGEGLRLDPSNSVLYCNRAACWFKLGMWERSIEDCNQALCIKHNYTKALLRRAASNSKLERWIEALKDYEVLRRLLPDDNEVAESLFHAQIALKKSREEEVSNLKFGGEVEEILGLEQFRAAISLPGVSVVHFKAASDLQCKQISPFLDTLCGRYPSINFLKVDIEENAAVANSENVRIVPTFKIYKNGSRVKEMVRPSRDMLEHSVRHYSF, encoded by the exons ATGTCGCATTCCGGGAAGCCCATTTCGGAGCAGCTCGGCCTAGACTCGCTTAACGATCGATTCCGTGACTCGCTGAGTTGCGAAGCCAACAAGCCCGATTTCCGAGAACTCGATTTAGGTTCGCCCGTTTCGCCTCTTCGGACTCGCCAGAGCGGCGGCATCGCCACTGCTACAAGCAGTAGCTCCAGCTCATCCGGATCGGTTTCCGGCCGAAATGGGCCCAACCCAGTTGCCAGAAGGGCCGATTCAGCCCCCAACAACCACTCCGGCGAGCTCTCCGGCTCTAGCGAGAGCAGTCCCACAGCCGCAGATAGCGCCCGATCCGCTGGAAACACCCGCAGTTTCAAACCGGGTCATACAATGTGTTCCACCCACCCGCTTATATACTCGGGTCAGAGCTCCGTGAGCTCTCCGCCGCCCAGTGTTTTGCCCACGGGGAACATATGCCCATCTGGGAAATTCTTAAAAACGGGTATGGTCCCGAACCGGAGCTCCAGAACCGACGTTTTGGGTTCGGGTACGGGGAATTATGGTCATGGGAGCATAATGCGGGGCGGTCAGGCTGCTAAAGGCGGCGGCAGTGAGGCAGCGAGTTCCCTGAGTTCGAGGGCGAGCGCCGTGAGTTCGAGGGGTACCGGCTGCAGCGGAGACTTGTTGAAGAGAACAACGGTGAGTGTGGATCCAGAGGAGGTGAAGAGAGCTGGGAATGAGCAGTACAGAAGAGGCCATTTCGCAGAGGCTTTGAGCTTGTACGATCAGGCGATTGCATTGTCTCCGGCCAATGCTGCCTACCGGAGTAACCGGGCGGCAGCATTGACGGGTCTAGGACGGCTGACGGAGGCGGTGAGGGAATGTGAGGAGGCGGTGAGGTTGGATCCCAGTTATGGCAGAGCTCACCAGCGTTTGGGGTCTCTGTTTCTTAG GTTAGGGCAGATCGAGAATGCCCGTAGACACCTTTGTTTTCCCGGGCTGCAGCCAGATCCAGCTGAGTTACAGAAATTGCAGGCAGTAGAGAAGCATCTAAAAAGATGTACAGATTCCCGTCGTGTAGGAGATTGGAGAAGTGTATTGAGGGAATGCGATTCTACTATTGCTTCCGGAGCTGACTCTTCTCCTCAG CTCTCTATGTGTAGAGCGGAAGCGCTTCTGAAGCTCCACCAAATTGATGACGCTGAATCAGTCgtattgaatacacctagattaGACACTCATTCCGACCTTTCACAATCTAAGTTCTTTGGGATGCTTTCTGAAGCTTACACTAACTTTGTCTTGGCCCAAATTGAATTGGCATTTGGAAG GTTTGAGAATGCAGTTACTGCTGCTGAGAAAGCAGGACAGATTGATTCCCGAAACATTGAAGCTGCAGTGCTGCTAAGTAATGTGCGCTTGGTTATGAGAGCTCGTGCCCGTGGCAATGATCTCTTCAAGTCCGAAAGGTTCACAGAAGCTTGCGCAGCATATGGAGAAGGTCTGAGGCTTGATCCTTCAAACTCTGTTCTCTATTGCAACAGAGCGGCTTGTTGGTTTAAACTTGGGATGTGGGAGCGATCCATTGAAGACTGCAACCAGGCCCTATGTATTAAACATAATTACACAAAAGCCCTTCTCCGAAGGGCTGCCTCCAACAGCAAG CTAGAAAGATGGATAGAGGCTTTAAAAGATTATGAGGTCTTGAGAAGGTTGCTCCCTGATGACAATGAAGTTGCTGAATCTTTGTTTCATGCTCAAATTGCATTAAAAAAATCCCGTGAGGAAGAAGTTTCTAATTTGAAGTTTGGCGGTGAAGTGGAAGAAATATTAGGTCTTGAGCAGTTCAGAGCTGCGATATCTTTACCAG GGGTCTCCGTGGTCCATTTCAAAGCCGCCTCTGATTTGCAATGCAAGCAAATATCACCTTTTCTGGACACGCTTTGTGGTCGCTACCCATCCATAAATTTCCTCAAG GTTGACATTGAAGAAAACGCAGCAGTTGCAAACAGCGAAAATGTGAGGATTGTACCAACATTCAAGATTTACAAAAATGGGAGCCGAGTGAAGGAAATGGTGCGCCCCAGTCGCGATATGTTGGAACACTCGGTCAGGCATTATAGCTTTTAG
- the LOC103444885 gene encoding ubiquitin-conjugating enzyme E2 36 isoform X2 produces the protein MRYFNVMILGPTQSPYEGGVFKLELFLPEEYPMAAPKVRFLTKIYHPNIDKLGRICLDILKDKWSPALQIRTVLLSIQALLSAPNPDDPLSENIAKHWKSNEAEAVETAKEWTRLYASGV, from the exons ATGCGATACTTCAATGTGATGATCCTTGGCCCAACACAATCTCCTTATGAAG GAGGAGTCTTCAAGTTGGAACTCTTTTTGCCTGAAGAATACCCAATGGCAGCTCCAAAG GTTCGATTTCTCACTAAAATTTATCATCCTAACATTGACAAG CTGGGAAGGATATGCCTTGATATATTGAAAGACAAGTGGAGTCCTGCTCTCCAGATCCGAACTGTACTTTTGAG TATTCAGGCACTTTTGAGTGCCCCAAACCCCGACGACCCGCTCTCAGAGAACATCGCAAAGCATTGGAAATCAAATGAGGCTGAAGCTGTTGAAACAG CCAAGGAATGGACCCGTTTATATGCAAGCGGCGTGTAA